A DNA window from Acetilactobacillus jinshanensis contains the following coding sequences:
- the coaA gene encoding type I pantothenate kinase yields the protein MSVPSKRNYFMYPKDKWKQFYQGESVPITAKSLQQIKAFNDRISLQDVQDIYIPLIHLLRMRLDNFKTWHDTRAMFLQRPAQRTPFIIGISGSVAVGKSTTARLLEVLLSHFFEGYKIQMITTDGFLYPNKVLKKKHLMALKGFPQTYDMPALIKFLNAVKTCKREVKSPVYSHQVYDVIPHRFDIVDRPDVLIVEGINVLQLPSNQQIYVSDFTDFSIYIDADAKLIEQWYLTRLKKLMKTAFQDPLNYYYRYAHQNPEAVVKMAKRVWDKNDLPNLKENILPTRSRADFIIHKTHNHRIDKVYIRKY from the coding sequence ATGAGTGTACCTAGTAAACGTAATTATTTTATGTATCCAAAGGATAAGTGGAAACAATTTTACCAGGGTGAATCCGTCCCGATTACCGCAAAGAGTCTTCAGCAGATCAAAGCGTTTAATGATCGAATCTCTTTGCAGGATGTTCAGGATATCTACATCCCGTTAATTCATCTATTACGGATGCGTCTGGATAATTTTAAGACCTGGCACGATACTCGAGCGATGTTCCTACAGCGACCAGCTCAGCGGACCCCGTTCATCATCGGGATTTCCGGAAGTGTTGCGGTCGGTAAATCAACTACAGCTCGGCTATTAGAAGTCTTACTTTCGCATTTCTTTGAAGGTTACAAGATCCAGATGATTACGACCGACGGCTTTCTGTATCCCAATAAGGTCTTGAAAAAGAAGCATTTAATGGCTTTGAAGGGCTTTCCGCAGACTTATGACATGCCAGCATTGATTAAATTCTTGAATGCCGTCAAGACTTGCAAGCGAGAGGTTAAGTCACCGGTTTATTCACATCAAGTGTACGATGTAATTCCGCATCGTTTCGACATTGTTGACCGGCCCGACGTTTTGATCGTCGAGGGGATTAACGTTTTACAGTTACCGAGTAATCAGCAGATTTATGTGAGTGACTTTACTGATTTTTCCATTTATATCGATGCCGACGCCAAATTGATTGAACAGTGGTACCTAACCCGACTCAAGAAATTAATGAAGACGGCCTTTCAGGATCCACTGAATTATTATTATCGGTATGCTCATCAGAATCCGGAAGCGGTCGTTAAAATGGCTAAACGGGTTTGGGACAAGAACGATTTACCAAATCTAAAGGAAAATATCTTGCCGACCCGGTCACGAGCTGACTTTATTATTCATAAGACTCATAATCACCGGATCGATAAAGTTTACATTCGAAAGTATTAA
- a CDS encoding RluA family pseudouridine synthase, with the protein MQYSWVNQQFKRIAVKKFLKHRGISHRIFTSIKHHGKLYLNHHRIVTSQPMKLGDEVAVDIPSEPADPHVVISHGKLDVVYEDQNWLVINKPAGLTSVPGPHNRHDTVVNRLKGYLLAHHSPNLRPHLITRLDMYTSGLMLIAKHRFANSLANQLINTHKIKKVYLAIIKGHLKTQHGSVKMLIGKLPNEIKRHKMINGQFAWTEYRQVKSYPKFTLIKARLHTGRTHQIRVHFTEIGHPLVGDHLYGGPMDWGIKRQALHAWYLAFPDPFTHQVRKFKANLPADMKRLLTQK; encoded by the coding sequence TTGCAATATTCCTGGGTTAACCAGCAGTTTAAACGAATTGCCGTGAAAAAATTTTTAAAGCACCGTGGAATCAGTCACCGGATCTTCACTTCGATTAAACATCACGGGAAGCTCTATCTAAATCATCACCGGATCGTGACTAGTCAGCCGATGAAATTAGGGGATGAAGTAGCCGTTGACATTCCGTCTGAGCCGGCAGATCCCCACGTTGTTATTAGTCATGGTAAATTAGATGTAGTGTATGAAGATCAGAACTGGCTAGTGATTAATAAACCGGCTGGACTGACTTCGGTCCCCGGTCCGCATAATCGGCATGATACAGTGGTGAACCGCCTTAAGGGGTATTTATTAGCGCATCATTCGCCTAATTTACGTCCACATTTAATTACCCGGTTGGATATGTACACCAGTGGTCTAATGCTGATTGCGAAGCATCGGTTTGCTAACAGTCTGGCTAACCAGTTGATTAATACCCATAAGATTAAAAAGGTTTACCTAGCTATAATCAAAGGGCATTTGAAGACGCAGCACGGCTCCGTAAAAATGCTGATTGGGAAATTACCAAACGAAATTAAGCGGCATAAAATGATCAACGGTCAGTTTGCCTGGACGGAATACCGGCAAGTGAAATCGTACCCGAAATTTACGTTGATCAAGGCCCGTTTGCATACCGGACGGACCCATCAGATTAGAGTTCATTTTACTGAAATTGGTCATCCTTTAGTGGGTGATCATCTGTATGGCGGACCGATGGACTGGGGGATTAAGCGTCAGGCATTGCATGCTTGGTACTTGGCCTTTCCTGATCCGTTTACTCATCAAGTTAGAAAATTTAAGGCCAATTTACCGGCTGATATGAAACGGTTACTAACCCAGAAATAG
- a CDS encoding DUF1003 domain-containing protein has translation MKKNSVVKCLVDGKKYRVVDGMFLKELKPSIRGQIKYDYHHAKDTDFICGDHLLHYRVHEVNRMINRDTKRNHKINRKLTRALNNDNYAITNVNQALQKHETFGQKLADAVAHFGGSWSFIIIFVGFLLIWMTVNGLELFGIHFDPYPYILLNLALSCIAAIQAPFIMMSQNRSADHDRLSAENDYHVNIKSEHELRILHAKLDHLNQDQLPHNLEVQRLQLQILGEVHAELMDLRRQNNILRTENKAEHRYITKETKEEHKHEYTKKH, from the coding sequence ATGAAAAAGAATAGTGTTGTAAAGTGCTTAGTTGACGGCAAAAAGTATCGAGTGGTCGACGGAATGTTCTTAAAAGAACTGAAGCCGTCGATCCGAGGTCAGATCAAATATGATTATCATCATGCTAAAGATACCGACTTTATTTGTGGTGATCATCTGTTGCATTACCGAGTTCACGAAGTTAACCGCATGATTAATCGTGATACCAAGCGTAACCATAAGATCAACCGAAAGTTGACTCGGGCTCTGAATAACGATAATTACGCAATCACCAACGTTAACCAGGCCCTACAGAAACACGAAACCTTTGGGCAGAAGTTAGCCGATGCCGTTGCCCACTTCGGTGGTAGTTGGAGCTTCATTATTATCTTCGTTGGTTTCCTGTTAATTTGGATGACCGTCAACGGTCTGGAATTATTTGGGATTCACTTTGATCCGTATCCGTATATCTTGCTTAATCTAGCTTTGAGTTGTATTGCTGCCATTCAAGCCCCGTTTATCATGATGAGTCAAAACCGTTCCGCCGACCATGACCGTTTGTCAGCTGAAAACGATTATCATGTCAACATTAAATCGGAACATGAACTTCGTATTTTACACGCTAAGCTGGATCATTTAAACCAGGATCAATTACCGCATAATTTAGAGGTTCAGCGTTTACAACTCCAGATTTTAGGCGAGGTTCACGCTGAATTGATGGACCTTCGTCGTCAGAATAATATCTTGAGGACCGAAAATAAGGCTGAACATCGATATATAACCAAAGAGACTAAAGAGGAGCACAAACATGAATACACCAAAAAACATTAA
- a CDS encoding cation diffusion facilitator family transporter, which produces MSGARFLFVTILNIVITVVEFAGGALAGSLSLVSDGFHNLGDSASVVLSYYAHRISSRPQTKHETFGYKRAQIISAFVNSAFLMIISAVLIVEAASRLFHPEHTNGELMFLVAIVGTIANLVSAVILNHGAKHNLNIKATYLHLLSDTLSSVGIIIGGILIQLYGWFIVDPIVTIGVALYIMAETWPIIKKTIVILMQGAPDIDSEAIQHDLMQLPEVTGVHHVHIWLIDENSIIFSAHINMRDMTISEAEKTYHPIYELLHKKYHIDHVTLQAEVNRGKQENFYNYSNGHYHDV; this is translated from the coding sequence ATGTCAGGTGCCCGGTTTTTATTCGTCACGATCTTAAACATCGTCATCACCGTGGTCGAATTTGCCGGAGGTGCCTTGGCCGGAAGTCTGTCACTAGTATCAGACGGTTTTCATAATCTCGGTGATTCGGCTTCGGTCGTTTTAAGTTATTATGCGCATCGAATCAGTAGTCGTCCGCAGACGAAACACGAGACGTTCGGCTATAAACGAGCTCAGATTATTTCAGCGTTCGTTAATTCCGCATTTTTGATGATTATTTCCGCAGTTTTAATCGTTGAAGCGGCTTCAAGATTATTTCACCCTGAGCACACCAATGGTGAATTAATGTTCCTAGTTGCAATTGTCGGAACGATCGCTAATCTAGTGTCAGCTGTGATCTTGAACCATGGTGCCAAGCATAATTTGAACATCAAAGCCACGTATCTTCATTTATTAAGTGATACGTTATCCTCGGTCGGCATCATTATCGGTGGGATTTTAATTCAATTATATGGCTGGTTCATCGTTGACCCGATCGTCACGATCGGCGTTGCCCTATACATCATGGCTGAAACCTGGCCAATTATTAAGAAGACCATCGTGATTTTGATGCAGGGTGCCCCTGATATCGATAGTGAAGCGATTCAGCATGATCTGATGCAGTTACCGGAAGTTACCGGTGTTCATCATGTTCATATCTGGCTGATCGATGAAAACAGCATTATCTTTTCTGCGCACATCAATATGCGTGACATGACGATCAGTGAAGCTGAAAAGACGTATCATCCAATTTACGAGCTGTTGCATAAGAAATATCATATTGATCACGTAACTTTACAGGCTGAAGTTAACCGTGGTAAACAGGAGAATTTCTATAATTACAGTAACGGTCATTATCACGATGTTTAA
- a CDS encoding metal-dependent transcriptional regulator: MSPIKEDYLKIIFELGGTRVKVSNKQIAISLNIAAGSVTEMVNKLLRDGLAKHEPYSGVTLTAKGARLAKLLIWKHRLWEVFLVRKLGFKLSDVDQEADVLEHVTSPKLLKALDKWLGYPRHCPHGGVIPGKDGHYSRESHVVLNDVKDGHTVAVDRFIDNRDLLTYLGDIKLDIGDVVHVVRHAPFDGPVIVHNLTDHTKLTIGYKAAHYIFVRPVKK, encoded by the coding sequence ATGAGTCCGATTAAAGAAGATTATTTAAAAATAATTTTTGAACTTGGTGGTACCCGGGTGAAGGTATCTAATAAACAGATTGCCATTAGCCTTAACATTGCCGCTGGATCTGTAACCGAAATGGTTAATAAATTATTACGTGATGGTCTCGCTAAACATGAACCGTATTCAGGGGTTACCCTGACCGCTAAGGGTGCTCGACTGGCCAAACTTTTGATTTGGAAACATCGCCTTTGGGAAGTCTTTTTAGTTAGAAAATTAGGCTTTAAATTAAGCGATGTTGATCAGGAAGCTGACGTTTTGGAACACGTTACCAGCCCGAAGTTATTAAAAGCTTTAGATAAGTGGTTGGGCTATCCTAGACATTGTCCGCATGGTGGTGTAATTCCTGGTAAAGATGGTCACTACAGTCGTGAAAGTCACGTGGTCTTAAATGACGTTAAGGACGGTCATACCGTTGCGGTGGATCGGTTTATTGATAATCGTGATCTGCTGACCTATTTAGGCGACATTAAGTTAGATATTGGTGACGTGGTTCACGTGGTACGACATGCACCGTTTGACGGTCCCGTGATTGTTCATAATTTGACCGATCACACTAAGTTAACGATCGGCTACAAAGCCGCTCATTATATTTTTGTTCGGCCGGTTAAAAAGTAA
- a CDS encoding DUF1634 domain-containing protein yields MNKLEQARQKRIQAKMDKIEIVIGNLLRAGVIISAVIMIIGFALLIITGGTGYPAGYHPHDFKQIFAGVIAFKPYAIMMLGIFCLILTPVLRVLVSIYSFYKEHDMLYVYITTFVMFVLAFSFWLGIHK; encoded by the coding sequence ATGAATAAATTAGAACAAGCACGCCAAAAACGTATTCAAGCTAAGATGGATAAGATTGAAATCGTGATTGGTAACCTATTACGAGCTGGTGTTATCATCAGCGCCGTTATCATGATTATCGGCTTTGCCCTCCTAATCATTACTGGTGGAACCGGCTATCCAGCTGGTTACCATCCCCATGATTTTAAGCAAATCTTCGCTGGAGTAATCGCCTTCAAGCCCTACGCTATTATGATGCTCGGTATCTTCTGTTTAATCTTAACCCCGGTTTTACGAGTCTTAGTTTCAATTTACTCATTTTATAAGGAGCACGACATGCTATATGTGTACATCACGACGTTCGTGATGTTCGTGTTAGCCTTTAGTTTCTGGCTCGGAATTCATAAGTGA
- a CDS encoding sulfite exporter TauE/SafE family protein — translation MFATQMIFIGIFAGIAGAILGLGGGIIVTPILTLAYGLPIKYAIGASIIVVIATSSGATISYLKDNVLNLRVAMFLEIATTIGAVAGSLLTGVLNPMYLYILFGLLLVFSGFNMAKKVRGTTDNFAKHTGPIAQKLELDSSYYDKAAHKKINYQVTNVPGGFIVMLGAGLASGLLGIGSGAFKVIAMDTFMKMPLKPSSSTSNFMMGVTAAASATVYFFNGSILPQIAVPLALGILVGAVAGSRIMQHLPAKWIRIVFVPVLFYIGIDMLLQGFGVKL, via the coding sequence ATGTTTGCCACCCAAATGATTTTTATCGGGATCTTCGCTGGAATTGCCGGAGCGATCCTGGGCCTTGGTGGTGGAATCATTGTTACCCCAATCTTGACGTTAGCCTATGGCCTGCCCATTAAATACGCCATCGGTGCCAGTATTATCGTGGTCATCGCCACGAGTTCCGGTGCTACCATCTCGTACTTAAAAGACAACGTTTTGAATTTACGGGTTGCAATGTTTCTTGAAATTGCCACCACGATCGGTGCCGTTGCTGGATCCTTGCTAACGGGAGTCCTTAACCCCATGTACCTATACATTCTGTTTGGGCTCTTGCTAGTCTTTAGCGGCTTTAACATGGCCAAAAAGGTTCGAGGAACAACCGATAACTTTGCTAAGCACACCGGTCCAATCGCCCAAAAATTAGAATTAGACAGTAGCTATTACGATAAAGCGGCTCACAAAAAAATTAATTATCAAGTCACGAATGTACCTGGTGGCTTCATCGTCATGCTAGGTGCCGGACTAGCCAGTGGTTTACTTGGTATTGGTTCTGGAGCTTTTAAAGTCATCGCCATGGATACCTTCATGAAGATGCCTTTAAAGCCGTCGAGTTCCACTAGTAACTTCATGATGGGAGTTACTGCCGCCGCTAGTGCCACGGTCTACTTCTTTAACGGTTCGATCTTGCCACAGATTGCGGTTCCGCTAGCCCTTGGCATCTTAGTTGGTGCCGTTGCTGGATCTAGGATCATGCAGCACCTACCTGCTAAATGGATTCGAATCGTATTCGTGCCGGTTCTGTTTTATATCGGGATCGATATGTTACTGCAAGGATTCGGGGTGAAATTATAA
- a CDS encoding phosphatase PAP2 family protein: protein MLFNKEYSRPLRFLLAFFISLLITVPVIDNSQYLQFIDLSIIGDVQKHESAFLHMWYVFVSFLDSPKAGLVWILIIAFLLWGFKYKIQALWAMCNVFGGDVIDEVIKHIIKRPRPTFHPAADTGYSFPSGHVFSTFMVISVLWLVVFPLIKKASWRWFAYIVATIWLIFVMLARIYLNAHYPTDTFGAIAIGYMWLQISEWLYIKIAPILKKWPFTSHSYI, encoded by the coding sequence ATGTTATTTAATAAAGAATACAGCCGACCGCTTCGTTTTCTACTGGCGTTCTTTATTTCGCTCCTGATTACCGTTCCCGTGATTGATAATTCTCAGTATCTGCAGTTTATCGATCTTTCGATTATCGGTGATGTTCAGAAGCACGAAAGCGCATTTCTGCATATGTGGTACGTGTTCGTTTCGTTTCTAGACAGTCCCAAAGCGGGACTCGTTTGGATTCTGATCATCGCGTTTCTATTATGGGGATTTAAATATAAGATTCAAGCATTGTGGGCTATGTGCAACGTCTTTGGTGGTGACGTCATTGACGAAGTTATTAAGCACATCATCAAGCGTCCACGACCGACTTTCCATCCGGCTGCTGATACTGGTTATAGTTTTCCAAGTGGTCACGTCTTTAGTACTTTTATGGTGATCAGCGTGCTGTGGCTAGTGGTGTTTCCGCTAATTAAGAAAGCCTCGTGGCGCTGGTTCGCCTACATCGTGGCAACGATCTGGCTGATTTTCGTAATGCTGGCCCGGATCTATTTGAATGCTCATTATCCAACCGATACGTTTGGCGCAATTGCGATTGGTTACATGTGGCTGCAGATCAGTGAATGGCTTTACATTAAGATTGCACCAATCCTTAAGAAATGGCCATTTACTAGTCATTCGTATATTTAA
- a CDS encoding alpha/beta hydrolase, which translates to MKIITTKLLKNSKAYLKGYIRSNVYGRKPKNEKFPAMIILPGGSFTHIKPQQAESFALAFTALGYQSFYLRYSFQQEHKPLYPYPMIELCKAIEYVRAHADEWDINPNQIVVAGFSVGGHVVSLLNDFYDSPWFKEESGFKDPNKIKPNVTILGYPVIDLRMGFPEKLSTAKRWIDNLRELRPEYHVTDTNVPTFTWVTADDNFVPSQNAMVYAYELNKHHIPSEFHMYYHGPHGLALANRVTAWSPETDDPHVSSWVPLADEFIHSIFKRQAKK; encoded by the coding sequence ATGAAAATTATTACAACTAAATTATTAAAAAATTCTAAAGCCTATTTAAAAGGTTACATCAGAAGTAATGTCTATGGTAGAAAACCTAAAAACGAAAAGTTTCCGGCTATGATCATTTTACCTGGTGGTTCGTTTACCCACATTAAGCCCCAGCAAGCCGAAAGCTTTGCCCTAGCTTTTACGGCACTTGGCTACCAGAGTTTTTACCTTCGTTACAGTTTTCAGCAGGAACACAAACCTTTGTACCCATACCCGATGATTGAACTTTGCAAGGCCATTGAATACGTTCGTGCTCATGCTGATGAATGGGATATCAATCCCAATCAAATCGTGGTCGCTGGATTCAGCGTTGGTGGTCACGTCGTTAGTTTATTAAACGACTTTTACGACAGCCCTTGGTTCAAAGAAGAATCCGGCTTCAAAGATCCCAATAAGATCAAACCTAACGTCACGATCTTGGGTTACCCCGTGATTGACCTCCGAATGGGCTTCCCTGAAAAGTTATCCACAGCTAAGCGCTGGATCGATAACCTCCGTGAACTCCGACCTGAATATCACGTCACCGACACTAACGTACCCACCTTTACCTGGGTAACCGCCGATGATAACTTCGTTCCTAGTCAAAACGCCATGGTATATGCCTATGAATTAAATAAGCACCACATCCCGAGTGAATTCCACATGTATTATCATGGCCCACATGGCTTAGCATTAGCTAACCGAGTTACCGCATGGTCACCAGAAACCGATGACCCCCACGTTTCCAGCTGGGTACCATTGGCTGATGAATTCATCCATTCCATTTTTAAACGTCAAGCCAAAAAATAA
- a CDS encoding GNAT family N-acetyltransferase, whose amino-acid sequence MTSISNLKLRPMSQDDFKTYYQLVSDPKIAQGARFQPAKDWSNAKELFKDDLNHAMSYAVILNDEMIGMVSLYTTVGSHGEPNQSCLELADMMLPKYQNHGYMGKTLGMLINRLKAHSHVQRLVALVAENNVPSRKVLLKNHFHNYRSVLNMAINQEDLVYQLDLRLNS is encoded by the coding sequence TTGACGTCTATTTCTAATTTAAAACTGCGTCCGATGAGTCAGGACGATTTCAAAACCTATTATCAATTAGTTAGTGATCCAAAGATTGCGCAAGGAGCACGATTTCAGCCAGCAAAGGATTGGTCGAACGCAAAGGAATTATTTAAAGATGACTTAAATCATGCCATGAGTTACGCCGTCATTTTAAATGATGAAATGATCGGGATGGTTTCTCTGTATACGACAGTTGGATCTCATGGTGAACCAAATCAATCGTGTCTAGAATTAGCTGATATGATGCTGCCCAAGTATCAGAATCATGGTTATATGGGGAAAACGTTAGGGATGCTGATTAATCGATTAAAGGCGCATTCACACGTTCAAAGATTAGTGGCATTAGTAGCTGAGAATAACGTCCCGTCACGAAAAGTCTTACTTAAAAATCATTTCCATAATTATCGATCCGTGCTTAACATGGCAATTAATCAAGAGGATTTGGTATATCAATTAGATTTAAGGCTAAATTCTTGA
- the serS gene encoding serine--tRNA ligase produces the protein MLDMKLIWNHPEYIKKKLATRNVPGKKIDELLKYDKQRRHLIVQDEQLKAEKNKVSKQIPKMAKAGKDIKPVIQKMRKVGSDIKNFDKKFNKVQAAEKNVADHLPNLPADDVPVSLTEEGAKEVRRIGEPTHFSFQPKHHWTLGENLGILNFERSAKVSGARFVYYVGEGALLERALYNFFLDENTKHGYKEILPPYMVNSASMYGTGQFPKFLEKHAGYECEGTDLTMIPTAEVPLINYYRGETLPADQLPIRVTALSPAFRSEAGSAGRDTRGLIRVHQFNKVELAQFTKPNESWHALAEITHEAEHLLRLLKIPYHVIRLTTSDMSFTAATTYDLEVWMPGQHCYREISSCSNTCDFQARRSHITYRDENGKLQYVHTLNGSGLAVGRTVATIMENYQNEDGTINVPKVLQPYMHGIKKITKDHMF, from the coding sequence ATGCTAGATATGAAATTAATTTGGAACCATCCCGAATACATTAAGAAAAAATTAGCTACCCGTAACGTCCCGGGTAAAAAGATTGATGAATTACTAAAATATGATAAACAGCGTCGTCATTTGATTGTTCAGGATGAACAGTTAAAGGCCGAAAAGAACAAGGTCTCTAAACAGATTCCTAAGATGGCCAAGGCTGGTAAAGACATCAAGCCGGTTATTCAGAAGATGCGTAAAGTTGGTAGTGACATCAAGAACTTTGATAAGAAATTCAACAAGGTTCAGGCTGCTGAAAAGAACGTTGCTGATCACTTACCGAACTTACCAGCTGATGACGTTCCGGTTAGCTTAACTGAAGAAGGGGCTAAAGAAGTTCGCCGAATCGGTGAACCGACCCACTTCAGTTTCCAGCCAAAGCATCACTGGACCTTGGGTGAAAACCTAGGAATCTTAAACTTTGAACGAAGCGCTAAGGTTTCCGGTGCCCGATTTGTTTACTACGTTGGTGAAGGTGCTTTATTAGAACGTGCTTTATATAACTTCTTCTTGGATGAAAACACCAAGCACGGTTATAAAGAAATTCTACCGCCATACATGGTTAATTCTGCATCCATGTACGGTACTGGTCAGTTCCCAAAGTTCTTGGAAAAGCACGCCGGTTACGAATGTGAAGGCACTGATTTAACCATGATTCCAACGGCTGAAGTTCCGTTAATCAACTACTACCGTGGTGAAACTTTACCCGCTGACCAGTTACCGATCCGAGTTACCGCTTTAAGTCCAGCATTCCGTTCTGAAGCCGGTAGTGCTGGTCGTGATACACGTGGCTTAATCCGTGTTCACCAGTTCAACAAGGTTGAATTAGCTCAGTTCACTAAGCCAAACGAATCTTGGCACGCATTAGCTGAAATCACCCACGAAGCTGAACACTTATTACGCTTATTAAAGATCCCGTACCATGTAATTCGTTTAACGACTTCTGACATGAGCTTTACTGCCGCAACTACTTACGACTTAGAAGTATGGATGCCAGGTCAGCATTGTTACCGTGAAATCTCAAGCTGTTCCAACACCTGTGATTTCCAGGCTCGTCGTTCTCACATCACTTACCGTGACGAAAACGGTAAGCTCCAGTACGTTCATACTTTGAATGGTTCTGGCTTAGCCGTGGGCCGTACCGTTGCCACCATTATGGAAAACTACCAGAATGAAGATGGCACGATCAACGTACCAAAGGTCTTACAACCATACATGCATGGCATTAAAAAGATCACTAAGGACCACATGTTCTAA
- a CDS encoding CtsR family transcriptional regulator, which yields MRSRNISNLIEHYLKKIMADDDQIEIRRSSIAHLFNVVPSQINYVIRTRFTIPNGYLVESKRGGGGYIRIEHVKLLDNLGILDLLTQVIGTHLSEKKGVSIVHTLVRHDILSHKEANIVIASISKRTLCIGNTALENEIRARILISILNHLRYES from the coding sequence ATGAGAAGCAGAAATATTTCAAACCTTATCGAGCACTATTTAAAGAAGATAATGGCTGATGACGATCAAATCGAAATTAGACGATCGTCAATTGCCCACCTATTTAACGTGGTGCCGTCACAGATTAATTACGTTATCCGGACTCGATTTACGATTCCGAATGGCTATCTAGTTGAAAGTAAACGTGGCGGTGGGGGATACATTCGAATTGAACATGTTAAGCTCCTTGATAATTTAGGGATCTTAGATCTCTTGACTCAAGTAATTGGTACGCATCTATCTGAGAAGAAGGGTGTATCGATTGTACACACTTTAGTTCGACATGATATCCTTAGTCATAAAGAAGCAAACATTGTAATTGCTTCGATTAGCAAACGAACCTTATGTATAGGTAACACTGCGTTAGAAAATGAAATTAGAGCTCGAATTTTGATTTCAATTTTGAATCACTTGCGATACGAAAGTTAG